ctgacagctccgtgcagactggctgctccatgcagactggctgctccatgcagactgacagctctggctgcttcatgcagactgacagctctggctgctccatgtagactggctgcttcatgcagactggcagctcgggctgcttcatgtagactgacagctctggctgctccatgcggactgacagctctggctgctccatgtagactgactgcttcatgcagactggcagctcgggctgcttcatgtagactgacagctctggctcctccatgcagactgacagctctgactgctccatgcagactgacagctctggctgcttcatgcagactggcagctctggctgctctatgtagactggctgcttcatgcagactggcagctcgggctgcttcctgtagactgacagctctggctgctccatgcggactgacagctctggctgctccatgcagactgacagctctggctgctccatgcggactggctgcttcatgcagactggcagctcgggctgcttcatgtagactgacagctctggctgctccatgtagactggctgcttcatgcagactggcagctcgggctgcttcatgtagactgacaactctggctgctccatgcagactgacagctctgactgctccatgcagactgacagctctgactgctccatgcagactgacagctctgactgctccatgcagactgacagctctggctgcttcatgcagactggcagctctggctgcgctgaacaggcgggagactcctgcagcgctgtgtcggaggaaggctctggctgcgctaaacaggcggaagactccggcagcgctgtagaggaggaaggctctggctgcgctgaacaggcgggaggctccggcagcgctgtagaggagaaaggctctggctgcgctgaacaggcgggaggctccggcagcgctgtagaggaggaaggctctggctgcgttaaacaggcgggagactccagcagcgcaggagaggagaaaagcgctggctgcgctgaacaggcgaggcacactgaaggcctggtgcgtggtgctggaactggtggtactggatcgaggacacgcacaggaagcctggtgcggggagctgctaccggagggctggggtgtggaggtggtactggatagaccggaccgtgcaggcgcactggagctcttgagcaccgagcctgcccaaccttacctggctcgatgcccactctagcccggccgatacgaggagctggaatataccgaaccgggctgtgcacccgcactggagacaccgtgcgctccacagcataacacggtgcctgcccggtctctccagcccccggtaagcacagggagtttgcgcaggtctcctacctggcatagccatactccctgtaagcccccaagaaatttttggggctgactctcgggcttccatccgctctgccgtgctagctcctcataatgccgcctctctgcttttgctgcctccagctcggctttggggcgacaataatctccaggctcattccagggtcctttaccgtccaattcctcctcccatgtccataactccaggtggtgcaacctctcccactgtagctgctgctgctcctgctgctgctgcctctgttgcctcttctcctgttgctcctttgggcggctacactcccctggtttagcccagggtcctctcccgtcgaagatctcctcccatgaccagaaatccttggtgagcatctccttttcggctgctcctgcctgttgacacgccgcttggtccgttggtggtgggtgattctgtaacggttttctagtggtgatgaaagagagtcggaccaaactgcagcgtgtcgattgcgatccatgtttaatataacaaaaaaacacgaacttacaaaaaacaataaacgaaaccgaaacagcctatctggtgcaaactaacaacgagtacacataggacactaaggacaatcacccacgacaaactcaaagaatatggctgcctaaatatggttcccaatcagagacaacgataagcacctgcctctgattgagaaccactccagacagccatagaccttgctagacaacccactaagctacaatcccaataccaccaccaaaaccccaagacaaacacaccacaattacaaaaaccccatgccacaccctggcctgaccaaatacataaagataaacacaaaatactttgaccagggcgtgacactaggtGGTATTTTCATTGTATTGGATAGAGGAAGGTAGGGGCAAGGGGTCGATTAAAATCAGATAGCACTTAGGTCATAGAAATAGTTATCATGTAGTTTTCCATTGGTCAAGATATGAGGCTACTGTAATACAATGATTCTTAAAAGTCTAAGCCGTTGGGGGGGTGGAGGGtctaagctgacatatggaattgttttaagatggtcataccattgttttaagatggtcataccatggatcatttatcTATTTCATTTGGAATTTATATATATAccaagtgccttcggaaagtattcagaccccttgactttttccacactttgttacgttacagccttattctaaaatggattaaatatttttccccctcatcaatctacacacaatactccataacgacaaagcaaaaatatatatatttttttgttaatttataaaaatgtaaacTTAAATAACACATTTGCATATGtatccagaccctttactcagtacgttgttgatgcacctttggcagcgataacaacattgagtcttcttgggtatgatgctacaagcttggcacacctgtatttggggagtttctcccattcttcactgcagatcctctccagctctgtcaggttggatgaggagcgttgctgcacagctattttcagatctctccagagatgttcgatcgggttagagtccgggctctggctgggccactcaaggacattcagagacttgtcctgaagccactcctgcgttgtcttggctgtgtgcttagggtcactgccctgttggaaggtgaaccttcgccccagtctgaggtcctgggcgctctggagcaggttttatcaaggatctctctgtacattgctccgttcatcctTGCCTTAATCCTGACATGTCTCTCAGTccctgaaaatcatccccacagcatgatactgccacagCCATgcatcactgtagggatggtgccaggtttcctccagacatgatgcttggcattcaggccaaatagttaaatcttggtttcatcagacgagagaatcttgtttcccatggtctgagagtctttgggtgccttttggaaaacttcaagtgagctgtcatgtgccttttaatgaggagtgtcttccgtccgGCCACCTggctggtggagtgctgcagagatggttgtccttctggaaggttgtgAAAActtcaaagggtgtgaatacttatctaaataaggTTTTTATAATTTTAATACacttgcaaaaaaaaacatttgctttgtcattatggggtattatgtgtagattgatgaggaattgttttatttaatcaattttagaatgaaatgacaaaatgtggaaaaagtcaaggggtctgaatactttccgaatgcactgtacagacGTTTTGTTAGAATACTGATTTACGGGATGCCTCATGGTCTGACCAACACCGCTGTAGCTTTGCCACCTTCCAAGATGAGTAGACTGCTGTAACACACTAGAGTCGTCCGAAGGTCTTTATGTTGTACATTGTCTGCCATCTAGTGTTGGGATTCAACTATTACATCAGTGATAATCATGTCCACATGCTGCTAACAGTAATgtatccaacatttcctcatcttaCAGTAAAACACCAATAGAAATATTATCCAGTCAGTTTTAGATTATTATATTTCTATTAACCCCATATTACCAATACAGTACTTTGTTAACCTTTCTAAATTCACACCTGAAATTGTGCGACCATAAACTCAGTAACCCTGGATAATCCCTTACTTCTAAAATGGAACAGTTAATAGACTATATGTAGATTCTACCCTAAGGTAAAGTCTGAATATATTCTGCTTCTCTCAGCAGTGTTCAGTCTCACTCTAAAACATGGATGTGGATGCAGCCAACAGACAATaaaacagacaggaaacagaattCTTGCtcatgttttattattattaagacCTCActtcatacagagacagagaggatggaagagagagagaacatctgagAGGTTTAGAACTCActtcatacagagacagagaggatggaagagagagagaacatctgagAGGTTTAGAACTCActtcatacagagacagagaggatggaagagagagaacatctgAGAGGTTTAGAACTCACTtcatacagggacagagaggatggaagagagagagaacatctgagAGGTTTAGAACTCACTtcatacagggacagagaggatggaagagagagagaacatctgagAGGTTTAGACCTCActtcatacagagacagagaggatggaagagagagagaacatctgagAGGTTTAGACCTCActtcatacagagacagagaggatggaagagagagagaacatctgagAGGTTTAGACCTCActtcatacagagacagagaggatggaagagagagagaacatctgagAGGTTTAGAACTCActtcatacagagacagagaggatggaagagagagagaacatctgagAGGTTTAGAACTCActtcatacagagacagagaggatggaagagagagagaacatctgagAGGTTTAGACCTCACTtcatacagggacagagaggatggaagagagagagaacatctgagAGGTTTAGAACTCACTtcatacagggacagagaggatggaagagagagagaacatctgagAGGTTTAGACCTCACTTCATACAGAGACGATGGAAGAGAGGTTTAGAACTCAAGCAGCTGGTGCACCCTGGTTGGCACGGGTTTCATCCTGTAGGAGACCAAGACCTCTTCTGCCATGCCCCCTCTTATTTGTGAATAGGGGCGAGTTAGCTTTGCCACATATTTTAGCCACACATTCGACGAACTTATTGGTATCTTTCTATGGAAGGTTGACAAAGAGACAAAATCAGGTGTTACACAATGTCTCCCGGGTTGGGATCAATTATTTCAATTCAGGAAGGTTACTGAAATTCCAATCACAATTATAATGTATTCTCCTTTAATGACGAAACAGGGATTTTTAGGGGTAATTGACCATAGAatggactggcagccattttgagtgtacccatgctaagaagtaaaagcaggaagtgtacccttTTTTTTTGAGTCAACTAAACTGACATTACCACAAATACAAGTTtagcttaaaaaatatatatatataaaaacatattGAATCACACTGCCTCTCATCTTTCTAAAGATCAACTGTAACTgtatataataatatgaatatgtaTATATGAATATTGAGTAAATAGTATCTTCGTTGTCTCTTGGTGTCTTTCCAATGTATAACTCTTGAGTTCGATTGGTCTCTTTATCTATAGATACAGTAGAGGAGTCAATTAAACTCAACCAAAACAATGGAGTTGCCATGGAAACTTGTGGGTGAAAGATCCTCAGTCTCCTCATTGCCCCCCAGCAAAATCTGtctacatttaggctattgtttataagtgtatttcacactatgttgaggtaaaaatCGAAGTATAATGCTTGTTTGGagtcacttcttctaaacctgaaaagggactTCTGTTACACAGCAAAAACAGACAAATATATCCAAATTGAACTTAAGTAACCACattggggcgacaggtagcctagtggttagagcgttgggccagtaaccaaaagattgctgaatcaaatcctcgagctgacaaggtaaacatctgctgttctgcccctgagcaagacagttaacccactatttCCCGGGTGCTGAAGATGTGGATGCCGATTATGGTAgcctcccacacctctctgattcagaggggttgggttaaatgcggaagacacattttagttgaatgcattcagttgtacaactgactaggtatcccccttttccatTGTGGGCCTGCTACAACACATAAATCATAACGGATTTGATAAATATCTTCCAagcccattctattcattctatttctatggaatTGACTGATTCATGGTTGATAAGGGGTTACCTACATTCACTAACCATCTTATAAGAATTCATATCAAGTAGCCTACAGAGTTAATTTGTTTTTAAATTCCAGTTGATGTTAAAACAATTATCAAAGTCAAATACTTTTGAATGCATTTGGTGGATTATAATAGTGATTTCAAAAGTTATTGTTGTTGAGTCTCAATATTGGATTAAATAATTAAACGTACCTGTTCGCAGGTTGGTTTATCAAAGACAATGAATGTCACAAGATGCTCACAATTAGCCGAAAGCATATTGTAGTGTCCTTTACATTTCTCGTGAAAGAGTTTAATTTTCTCAATCATGCCGGCGTCTGTTCTTCTAGGCAAGTCTATTCCATCCCATTCTGTTTGTACCACAGGAGTGCTTTCTTTTGTAACATGCGCCAGACTGTCAAATACACAATCTGCATTTTTTGGATCAACAATTTCACCTGATGAATGAAAAAGACAGGTGTTTGACATGATTAAGGGAGTAGAAATGTTTAACATAAAGGATTTAAAAGGCTTAAGTTTTATTTAAACTTTTGTAAACTTACCTGAGAAGTGAAAAATATCCTGATCAGGTTTTTTACCTGTGATATCATGGTTGCCCACATAAATAGCATAGTGGTTATATGGTATGCCAGCCTTCTTCCGATTAAATCTGATGATATCCCCAAATGTATACTGTTGAATAGGTGACACATCATTAGTTATTTTGAGCAATCCAATATTGTCTctcattcaggcaaatgagaaataagtgcactcaggctatctggATGGCCATTATTCATGTACTGTAGCTTACCCTTCTAACTATGTAGCTACACAGTAATAACATGTATAATAACCTGTGCAATTACATGGTAACTAGAGTGCAATGGATTGTtgttcaatctttactaacgacatgccactggcttgtcaatgtgtctgtatgtggatgacacaacactatacacgtcagctactacagcgactgaaatgactgcaacactcgacactatacacgtcagctactacagcgactgaaatgactgcaacactcgacactatacacgtcagctactacagcgactgaaatgactgcaacactcgacactatacacgtcagctactacagcgactgaaatgactgcaacactcgacactatacacgtcagctactacagcgactgaaatgactgcaacactcgacactatacacgtcagctactacagcgactgaaatgactgcaacacttattaacaaagagctgcagttcgtTTCAGATTGGGTGGCAAGGAAAATCATTAGACCTAAATATAAACTGGGGGgggattgtcacgccctgatctgtttcacctgtctttgtgcttgtctccacccccctgcaggtgtcgcccatcttccccatcatcccctgtgtacttatagctgtgttttctgtttgtctgttgccagtgcATTTTTTTTGTCAAGCTTCCCAGACTTTTTTCGtctgtcagctcctgtcttttcccagcctctttttctcaccctccaggtttttgacccttgcccgtcctgaccctgagcctgcctacccCTATCTGGAtttccgacctctgcctgacctgactctgAGCCTACCTGCCGCCCTGTACCTTTGCCTTTGTTTGcagtaataaacattgttacttcgaaaTGGTCTGCACATGGGTCTTATCTGATTCCTGATACACACAAAGGTacaaacacacgcatacacacacaagcgCTAGCACactcactctacacacacgtacattgtaatattgttttatGGCGGAATTATACAAtttgtattgtagatacagttgaagtcggaagtttacatacacttaggttggagtcattaaaactcgtttttcaaccactccacgtatttcttgttaacaaactataaatttggcatgtcggttaggacatcgactttgtccatgacacaagtaatttttccaacaattgtttacaagcagattatttcacttataattcactgtatcacaattccagtggtccagagtttacatactctaagttgactgtgcctttaaacagcttggaaaattccagaaaataatgtcatggctttagaagcttctgataggctaatttacataatttgagtcaattggaggtgtacctgtggatgtatttcaaggcctaccttcaaactcagtgcctacttgcttgacatcatgggaaaatcaaaagaaatcagttaAGACCTCAGAAGACaaaaaaagtgtagacctccacaagtctggttcatccttgggagcaatttccaaacgcct
This DNA window, taken from Oncorhynchus tshawytscha isolate Ot180627B linkage group LG10, Otsh_v2.0, whole genome shotgun sequence, encodes the following:
- the LOC112248121 gene encoding uncharacterized protein LOC112248121 yields the protein MMMRMKLTFLLAILLFQLTISVKGGGSASKPDQQAQQADKQYTFGDIIRFNRKKAGIPYNHYAIYVGNHDITGKKPDQDIFHFSGEIVDPKNADCVFDSLAHVTKESTPVVQTEWDGIDLPRRTDAGMIEKIKLFHEKCKGHYNMLSANCEHLVTFIVFDKPTCEQKDTNKFVECVAKICGKANSPLFTNKRGHGRRGLGLLQDETRANQGAPAA